One window from the genome of Bradyrhizobium xenonodulans encodes:
- a CDS encoding zinc-dependent alcohol dehydrogenase, whose product MRAAMLQDIRDIRVLDIPEPKPLAEDELIVRVKAVGVCGSDLHSYLEGGTTGPTRVRPFVLGHEFSGVLTLDSARKAGFSADALVAVDPSIPCGRCEWCHRGHTNLCPNVKFLGYAPHNGAMAEFVCVPRSAVHLVPDSIDPAGAAILETLGVAIHAMDLARPRLLESVAVLGCGPVGLLLVQLARFAGSGKIIAIDPVEQRTALACDLGADVACRSYAEVGDATEGRGVDLVIEATDSSHGFEHAARCARIGGRVVLVGIPENNQYILSGAESRRKGLSIKFSRRMPEVYPRAIALAQGGQVKLAPLATHRFSLDQTPAAFEQQVARRDGIIKAIICP is encoded by the coding sequence ATGCGCGCTGCGATGCTCCAGGACATTCGTGACATCCGCGTCCTCGATATCCCCGAGCCGAAGCCGCTCGCGGAGGACGAACTCATCGTCCGCGTCAAGGCCGTCGGCGTCTGCGGCAGCGACTTGCATTCCTATCTCGAGGGCGGAACAACTGGCCCGACGCGCGTCAGACCGTTCGTCCTGGGCCATGAGTTCTCGGGTGTCCTCACGCTCGATTCGGCGCGAAAAGCAGGGTTCTCGGCCGACGCGTTGGTGGCGGTCGATCCTTCCATTCCCTGCGGCCGTTGCGAATGGTGTCACCGCGGTCACACCAATCTCTGCCCCAATGTGAAATTCCTGGGCTACGCGCCTCACAACGGCGCCATGGCCGAATTCGTCTGCGTACCCCGATCCGCCGTGCATCTGGTGCCTGACAGCATCGACCCGGCTGGCGCGGCGATCCTGGAGACGCTTGGCGTCGCGATCCATGCGATGGATCTGGCGCGCCCGCGGCTTCTGGAAAGCGTGGCGGTGCTCGGCTGCGGGCCGGTGGGATTGCTGCTCGTGCAACTGGCGCGGTTTGCAGGTAGCGGAAAGATCATCGCGATCGACCCCGTCGAGCAGCGTACTGCACTGGCCTGCGACCTCGGGGCGGACGTGGCATGCCGCAGCTACGCCGAGGTGGGGGACGCCACCGAAGGCCGCGGCGTCGATCTGGTGATCGAGGCAACCGACTCATCGCACGGCTTCGAGCATGCCGCGCGCTGTGCCCGCATCGGTGGCCGGGTCGTTCTCGTCGGCATCCCGGAGAATAATCAGTATATCCTCAGCGGCGCGGAGTCACGCCGGAAGGGCCTGTCCATCAAGTTTTCACGGCGCATGCCGGAAGTTTATCCGCGCGCCATCGCGCTTGCGCAAGGCGGGCAGGTCAAGCTGGCGCCGCTGGCCACGCATCGTTTCTCGCTCGACCAGACGCCTGCCGCGTTCGAGCAGCAGGTCGCGCGGCGCGATGGCATCATCAAGGCGATCATCTGCCCGTAG
- a CDS encoding NUDIX hydrolase, whose product MAKSSKLVVAKKGRVLMVRRKRDGLWMFPGGQRRARESDRSCLRREIKEELPKLKLGPLKLWKEVKARKSRTGRRMSDAIFLAKKVSGQLKVGDKKEIDRAVWRKPRGARLTPTSRYIRDKLFPR is encoded by the coding sequence ATGGCGAAATCGTCGAAGTTGGTCGTCGCAAAAAAAGGGCGCGTTCTCATGGTGCGCCGCAAGCGCGACGGGCTCTGGATGTTTCCCGGCGGCCAAAGGCGGGCACGCGAGAGCGACAGGAGCTGCCTTCGTCGCGAGATCAAGGAGGAGCTTCCCAAGCTGAAGCTCGGACCGTTGAAGCTATGGAAGGAAGTGAAAGCGCGGAAGAGCAGAACCGGCCGGCGGATGAGTGATGCGATCTTCCTGGCCAAGAAGGTGTCGGGGCAGCTGAAGGTCGGCGACAAGAAGGAGATCGATCGAGCAGTTTGGCGCAAGCCGCGCGGCGCCAGACTCACTCCGACCTCGCGCTACATCCGCGACAAGCTGTTTCCGAGATGA
- a CDS encoding 3-methyl-2-oxobutanoate dehydrogenase (2-methylpropanoyl-transferring) subunit alpha — translation MRLKLHVPEPAVRPGGTPDFSNIRIPRAGQVDRPDIEVDAEAIRDLAFSVIRVLNRDGEAVGPWAGALSDSELLEGLRHMMTLRAFDARMQMAQRQGKTSFYMQHLGEEAVSCAFRNALSPGDMNFPTYRQAGLLIAGGYSLIEMACQIYSNTHDPLKGRQLPVMYSSKEHGFFSISGNLATQYIQAVGWAMASAIKNDTRIAVGWIGDGATAESDFHAALVFASTYRAPVVLNIVNNQWAISTFQGIARGGSGTFAARGLGFGIPALRVDGNDYLAVHAVAKWACERARRNLGPTLIEHVTYRVGSHSSSDDPAGYRPKTESDAWPLGDPVIRLKNHLIVRGAWSDKRHRQTEAEIMDTVIAAQKEAESHGTLHSPKHASARDMFDGVFSQMPPHLRRQRQESGV, via the coding sequence ATGCGGCTGAAGCTGCATGTGCCGGAGCCCGCGGTGCGCCCGGGCGGCACGCCCGATTTCTCGAACATCCGCATCCCACGCGCAGGTCAGGTCGATCGTCCCGACATCGAAGTGGACGCCGAGGCCATACGCGACCTCGCCTTTTCCGTCATCCGCGTGCTCAATCGCGACGGCGAAGCCGTCGGCCCTTGGGCGGGCGCGCTCTCCGACAGTGAACTGCTCGAAGGCCTGCGTCACATGATGACGTTGCGCGCTTTCGATGCCCGCATGCAGATGGCGCAGCGCCAGGGCAAGACGTCTTTTTACATGCAGCACCTGGGCGAGGAAGCCGTCAGTTGCGCCTTCCGCAACGCACTTTCGCCAGGCGACATGAATTTTCCGACCTACCGCCAGGCCGGCCTCCTGATCGCCGGCGGCTACTCCCTGATCGAGATGGCCTGCCAGATCTACTCGAACACGCACGATCCCCTGAAGGGACGCCAGCTGCCCGTGATGTATTCCTCCAAGGAGCATGGCTTCTTCTCGATCTCGGGCAATCTCGCCACCCAGTATATCCAGGCGGTCGGCTGGGCGATGGCATCTGCGATCAAGAACGACACCCGGATCGCAGTCGGCTGGATCGGCGACGGCGCGACCGCTGAGTCCGACTTCCATGCCGCGCTGGTGTTCGCGTCGACCTATCGCGCGCCCGTGGTGCTCAACATCGTCAACAATCAATGGGCCATTTCGACCTTCCAGGGCATCGCGCGCGGCGGCTCCGGCACCTTCGCGGCGCGCGGCCTCGGCTTCGGCATTCCGGCGCTGCGCGTCGACGGCAACGACTATCTTGCGGTGCATGCGGTGGCGAAATGGGCCTGCGAGCGCGCACGCCGCAATCTCGGACCGACCCTGATCGAGCACGTCACTTATCGGGTCGGCTCGCATTCCAGCTCCGATGATCCCGCGGGCTATCGGCCGAAGACGGAGTCCGACGCCTGGCCGCTCGGCGATCCCGTGATCCGGCTGAAGAACCATTTGATCGTGCGCGGCGCCTGGTCGGACAAGCGGCACAGGCAGACCGAAGCCGAGATCATGGACACCGTGATCGCGGCGCAGAAGGAGGCGGAGAGCCACGGCACGCTGCATTCCCCTAAGCATGCCTCTGCGCGCGACATGTTCGATGGCGTGTTTTCGCAAATGCCGCCGCATCTGCGCCGGCAGCGCCAAGAATCGGGAGTCTGA
- a CDS encoding Lrp/AsnC family transcriptional regulator, which translates to MALGRASRAIKAPRKDALRLDEIDRKILRALQQDARLTTAQLADKIGLSTTPCWNRLKRLETQGYIDGYVALLNQDKLGLPETVIIELTLDRHDEEMLERFGQLLTNLPEVIEAYLTTGDYDYVVKVAVESTAGYERFLREKLYRIPGIRHSRSSFALRCLKKLTSVQV; encoded by the coding sequence ATGGCGCTTGGGCGTGCCTCAAGGGCGATCAAGGCTCCGCGCAAGGACGCGCTGCGGCTCGACGAGATCGATCGCAAGATCCTGCGTGCCTTGCAGCAGGATGCGCGCCTGACGACGGCTCAGCTCGCCGACAAGATCGGGCTCTCCACCACGCCGTGCTGGAACAGGCTGAAGCGTCTCGAGACGCAGGGCTATATCGATGGTTACGTCGCGCTGCTCAATCAGGACAAGCTTGGCCTTCCTGAAACGGTCATCATAGAGCTGACGCTCGATCGTCACGACGAGGAGATGCTCGAACGTTTCGGCCAATTGCTCACGAACTTGCCGGAGGTGATCGAGGCTTACCTCACCACCGGCGACTATGATTACGTCGTAAAGGTCGCCGTCGAAAGCACCGCCGGCTACGAACGCTTTCTGCGCGAAAAGCTCTACCGCATCCCGGGCATCCGCCACAGCCGGTCATCATTTGCGCTGCGTTGCCTGAAAAAGCTGACCTCGGTGCAGGTCTAG
- a CDS encoding sugar-binding transcriptional regulator — translation MTDQTILRVAWLYYMENLTQAEIGERLGLTRARVNRMLSDARQTGIVNIRLNSAFASCTELEHRLRRECGLEDAVVIPSPENPEQVGSLIGMAAGAYLSKFLEQKRPRIIGIGWGATLRETIRYVTPADFPELSIVSMMGGLSRGLELNTFEIAGELAHRLHAQCSYLAAPIFVSSRRSRDTFLAQEVYQEVLNSVEKIDLALLSMGDLTPRSLLMRHGLPPDVRAEHLRAAGAVGDVLAQFLDKTGRPIDHGINSRAIALPLEKLARVQTSMLIAGGLNKAPIIAAVLRGRIGKVLVTDENTAVAALKLIDKQR, via the coding sequence GTGACTGATCAAACCATCCTGCGGGTCGCCTGGCTCTACTACATGGAGAACTTGACCCAGGCCGAGATCGGCGAGCGGCTGGGGCTGACCCGCGCCCGCGTCAATCGCATGCTGTCGGATGCCCGGCAGACCGGTATCGTCAACATCCGCCTCAACTCCGCCTTCGCGAGCTGCACGGAGCTGGAGCACCGCTTGCGCCGGGAATGCGGTCTCGAGGACGCGGTCGTCATCCCGAGCCCGGAGAATCCCGAGCAGGTCGGCAGCCTGATCGGGATGGCGGCGGGTGCGTATTTATCGAAATTCCTCGAACAGAAGCGGCCGCGCATCATCGGTATCGGCTGGGGCGCGACCTTGCGTGAGACCATCCGTTACGTGACGCCGGCAGATTTTCCCGAACTCTCCATCGTCTCCATGATGGGCGGCCTGTCGCGCGGCCTCGAGCTCAACACCTTCGAAATTGCCGGTGAGCTCGCGCACCGGCTGCACGCCCAGTGCAGCTATCTGGCCGCGCCGATCTTTGTCAGCAGCCGGCGCTCGCGCGACACCTTCCTGGCTCAGGAGGTCTATCAGGAGGTGCTGAACAGCGTTGAGAAGATCGATCTAGCGCTGTTGAGCATGGGAGATCTGACACCGCGCTCGTTGCTGATGCGGCATGGGCTGCCGCCGGACGTTCGTGCCGAGCACTTGCGGGCGGCAGGCGCCGTCGGCGACGTCCTGGCGCAGTTTCTCGACAAGACCGGCCGACCCATAGATCACGGCATCAACAGCCGCGCGATTGCGCTGCCGCTGGAGAAGCTGGCGCGCGTGCAGACGTCGATGCTGATCGCCGGGGGGCTCAACAAGGCGCCGATCATCGCCGCGGTGCTGCGCGGCCGGATCGGTAAGGTGCTGGTGACGGACGAGAACACCGCCGTCGCCGCGCTGAAACTGATCGACAAGCAAAGATAG
- a CDS encoding alkaline phosphatase D family protein translates to MIPRRSFLAGSLASAALAAPVGIVRAAPVAFSADPFTLGVASGCPREDRVILWTRLAPQPLDGGGMRDASVDVEWQVAEDEVFSRVVSRGVVRTTAELAHSVHAEATGLRPDRVYWYRFRAGPALSPVGRTRTVPADSVRPFRFAFASCQQYEQGYFIAYRDMAARDLDFVVHLGDYIYEKSWGSRHVRQHGVGIPTTLEEFRNRYALYKSDPDLRAAHAAFPWLSVWDDHEVMDDYANDRSYTVRDAAQFLKIRAAAYQAYYEHMPLPPSARPRGADATIYEHYRFGEMLDVLLLDDRQYRSASACVGSGRPTWVADCVSRTDEARTMLGEQQEQWLDARLRDCRGRWTIVAQQTLMAQDKRNGDDGAHFWMDGWDGYPNARRRLLDSLVAQRRRNPIVIGGDRHAFFTADLKHDFARPDGPTVATEFVGTSITSDGPSEASVRKAQAENPHLIYARGDKRGYATVELDARHCTVGFEALDDVKDAASAVRRLTSFVVEDGAPGAKVA, encoded by the coding sequence ATGATTCCCCGTCGCAGCTTTCTCGCGGGATCGCTGGCGAGCGCCGCCTTGGCTGCGCCCGTCGGTATCGTGCGGGCAGCGCCGGTCGCATTCAGCGCAGATCCTTTCACGCTCGGCGTCGCCTCCGGATGCCCGCGCGAGGATCGCGTCATTCTCTGGACCCGTCTTGCGCCGCAGCCGCTCGACGGAGGCGGCATGCGGGACGCGTCAGTGGACGTCGAATGGCAGGTTGCGGAGGATGAGGTCTTCTCGCGCGTCGTCTCCCGCGGGGTGGTGCGGACGACCGCGGAGCTTGCGCATTCCGTGCATGCCGAGGCAACGGGGCTGCGGCCGGACCGCGTCTACTGGTATCGCTTCCGTGCCGGCCCGGCGCTCAGCCCGGTCGGACGGACCCGAACCGTGCCCGCAGATTCGGTGCGGCCTTTCCGTTTTGCTTTCGCATCCTGCCAGCAATACGAGCAGGGCTATTTTATCGCCTACCGCGATATGGCCGCCCGTGATCTCGACTTCGTCGTGCATCTCGGCGATTATATCTACGAGAAATCCTGGGGATCGCGCCACGTCCGCCAGCACGGCGTCGGCATTCCGACGACGCTCGAGGAATTCCGCAACCGCTACGCGCTCTACAAGAGCGATCCCGATCTACGAGCGGCGCACGCTGCCTTTCCCTGGCTTTCGGTCTGGGACGACCACGAGGTGATGGACGATTATGCCAATGATCGCTCCTACACGGTGCGCGATGCCGCTCAGTTCCTGAAGATCCGTGCGGCAGCCTATCAGGCCTATTACGAGCACATGCCGCTGCCACCCTCGGCGCGCCCGCGCGGCGCCGACGCCACGATCTATGAACACTATCGCTTCGGCGAGATGCTCGACGTGCTGTTGCTAGACGACCGGCAATATCGCTCGGCATCGGCCTGCGTCGGAAGCGGACGTCCGACCTGGGTGGCTGACTGTGTGAGCCGGACGGATGAAGCGCGGACGATGCTCGGCGAACAACAGGAACAATGGCTCGATGCGCGCCTGCGCGACTGTCGCGGCCGTTGGACAATCGTCGCGCAGCAGACATTGATGGCGCAGGACAAGCGAAACGGGGACGATGGCGCGCATTTCTGGATGGACGGCTGGGACGGCTATCCCAACGCCCGCCGACGTCTCCTTGATTCGCTCGTGGCGCAGCGCCGACGCAATCCGATCGTGATCGGCGGCGACCGTCACGCCTTCTTTACCGCCGATCTGAAGCATGATTTCGCCCGGCCGGACGGACCGACCGTTGCGACCGAGTTCGTCGGCACGTCGATCACCTCAGACGGTCCGAGCGAAGCCAGCGTGCGCAAGGCGCAGGCGGAGAATCCGCATCTGATCTATGCGCGTGGCGACAAGCGCGGCTATGCGACCGTGGAGCTCGACGCCCGGCATTGCACTGTGGGATTCGAGGCGCTCGACGACGTCAAGGATGCCGCGAGCGCGGTGCGCCGGCTGACGAGCTTTGTGGTCGAGGATGGCGCACCGGGCGCGAAGGTCGCATGA
- a CDS encoding alpha-ketoacid dehydrogenase subunit beta, with protein sequence MPRRTMIEAIRDAMDVMMSRDDDVVVFGEDVGYFGGVFRASQGLQAKYGTSRCFDTPISELGIVGIAVGMAAYGLKPCVEIQFADYMYPAYDQIVSEAARLRYRSNGQFTCPLVVRMPTGGGIFGGQTHSQSPEALFTHVCGIKTVVPSNPDDAKGLLISAIEDPDPVIFLEPKRLYNGPFDGHHDRPVTPWSKHDLGEVAEGHFAIPLGNAAIRREGKAVTILAYGTMVHVAETAAAETGVDAEIIDLRSLLPLDLDTIEASVKKTGRCMIVHEATLTSGFGAELCALVQTRCFYHLEAPIVRVAGWDTPYPHAQEWDYFPGPARIGRALIETLEA encoded by the coding sequence ATGCCGCGGCGAACTATGATCGAGGCGATCCGCGACGCCATGGACGTGATGATGTCGCGCGATGACGATGTCGTCGTGTTCGGCGAGGATGTCGGCTATTTCGGCGGCGTATTCCGGGCAAGTCAGGGCTTGCAGGCGAAATACGGAACGAGCCGCTGCTTCGACACCCCGATCAGCGAGCTCGGCATCGTCGGCATCGCGGTGGGCATGGCGGCCTATGGCCTGAAACCTTGCGTCGAGATCCAGTTCGCCGACTACATGTATCCGGCCTACGACCAGATCGTCTCCGAAGCCGCGCGGCTGCGCTACCGCTCCAATGGCCAGTTCACCTGCCCTCTGGTGGTGCGCATGCCGACCGGCGGCGGCATTTTTGGTGGCCAGACTCACAGCCAGAGCCCGGAGGCGCTCTTCACCCATGTCTGCGGCATCAAGACGGTGGTGCCGTCGAACCCGGACGACGCCAAGGGTCTTCTGATCTCGGCGATCGAGGACCCCGATCCCGTGATCTTCCTTGAGCCCAAGCGGCTGTATAATGGTCCGTTCGACGGTCATCATGACCGGCCAGTGACGCCATGGTCGAAGCATGATCTCGGCGAAGTCGCCGAGGGGCATTTTGCGATTCCGCTCGGCAACGCGGCGATCCGTCGCGAGGGCAAGGCCGTGACCATCCTTGCCTACGGCACGATGGTTCACGTCGCGGAGACCGCCGCGGCCGAAACCGGCGTTGACGCCGAGATCATCGATCTGCGCTCCCTGCTGCCGCTCGATCTCGACACCATCGAAGCCTCGGTCAAGAAGACCGGACGCTGCATGATCGTTCACGAAGCAACACTCACCTCGGGTTTCGGCGCCGAGCTCTGCGCGCTGGTTCAAACACGCTGCTTCTACCATCTGGAAGCGCCAATCGTTCGTGTCGCCGGCTGGGACACGCCCTACCCGCACGCGCAGGAATGGGATTACTTCCCTGGACCGGCGCGGATCGGCCGCGCGCTGATCGAAACTCTGGAGGCCTGA
- the lpdA gene encoding dihydrolipoyl dehydrogenase yields MNELSCKLLIIGAGPGGYTCAIRAGQLGIDTIVVEAEKPGGTCLNVGCIPSKALIHAAGEYEAIARAAVGRNALGISTATPLLDFAKTVAWKDNIVRRLNSGVAGLLKRAGARHVTGRASFRDGKTIEVETQSGRQVIHAEMVVIATGSEPIALPLLPFGGRVISSTEALALTEIPAKLVVVGGGYIGLELGTAFAKMGAAVTVVEAAPRILPQYDGDLSEPVARRLTTLGITVLTGAKATALVADGSALALASSDEQTSLEADKILVTVGRRPVMSGFGLETLDLDRNGPFIRIDDRCRTSMRGVFAIGDITGEPMLAHRAMAQGEMVAEIVAGLRRAWDRVSIPAICFTDPEIVTVGLSPSEASEKGFDVKTDLFPFKANGRALTLERDDGFIRTVARADNHLLLGIQGVGAGIAELSATFSLALEMGARLEDVAMTIHAHPTQSEAFHETALKSLGHAIHI; encoded by the coding sequence GTGAACGAACTTTCCTGCAAGCTTCTCATCATTGGTGCTGGCCCTGGCGGATATACCTGCGCGATCCGCGCCGGCCAGCTCGGCATCGATACGATCGTCGTCGAGGCCGAAAAGCCAGGTGGCACCTGTCTCAACGTCGGCTGCATCCCTTCGAAGGCCCTGATCCACGCCGCTGGGGAGTATGAAGCGATTGCACGTGCCGCGGTGGGGAGGAATGCTCTTGGCATTTCCACTGCAACGCCATTGCTCGACTTTGCCAAGACCGTCGCCTGGAAGGACAATATCGTCCGACGTCTGAACAGCGGCGTGGCTGGCCTGCTGAAAAGAGCCGGCGCCAGGCATGTCACCGGCCGCGCCTCATTTCGCGACGGCAAGACCATCGAGGTCGAAACGCAATCCGGCCGACAGGTGATCCATGCCGAGATGGTGGTGATCGCGACGGGTTCCGAGCCGATCGCGCTGCCGCTTCTTCCCTTCGGGGGTCGCGTGATCTCGTCGACCGAGGCTTTGGCGCTCACCGAAATTCCGGCGAAACTTGTCGTCGTCGGCGGCGGCTACATTGGCCTCGAGCTCGGTACGGCGTTTGCGAAAATGGGCGCGGCCGTCACGGTCGTCGAGGCCGCGCCACGCATTCTCCCGCAATACGATGGCGACCTGAGCGAGCCCGTCGCAAGACGCCTGACCACCCTCGGAATCACGGTTCTGACAGGCGCAAAGGCAACGGCGCTCGTCGCGGACGGCTCGGCGCTGGCCTTGGCCTCCAGTGATGAGCAGACATCACTCGAAGCCGACAAGATCCTTGTAACAGTCGGCCGCAGGCCCGTGATGTCAGGCTTCGGCCTTGAGACCCTCGATCTCGACAGGAATGGACCTTTCATCCGTATCGATGACCGATGCCGTACGTCAATGCGCGGCGTCTTCGCGATCGGTGACATCACGGGAGAACCGATGCTGGCGCATCGCGCCATGGCACAAGGCGAGATGGTTGCAGAGATCGTCGCCGGTCTCCGCCGCGCCTGGGACCGGGTTTCGATCCCGGCGATCTGCTTCACTGATCCGGAGATCGTCACGGTTGGCCTGTCACCGAGCGAGGCGAGCGAGAAGGGCTTCGACGTCAAGACCGACCTCTTTCCATTCAAGGCCAACGGTCGTGCGCTGACGCTGGAGCGGGACGACGGCTTCATCCGGACCGTGGCACGGGCCGACAATCATCTCCTGCTTGGCATCCAGGGTGTCGGAGCCGGCATCGCTGAACTTTCAGCAACCTTCAGCCTTGCGCTGGAGATGGGTGCACGCCTCGAGGACGTCGCGATGACCATCCACGCGCATCCAACCCAAAGCGAGGCCTTTCACGAGACCGCGCTGAAGTCGCTGGGACACGCGATTCATATCTGA
- a CDS encoding dihydrolipoamide acetyltransferase family protein, whose product MAERVVKLPDVGEGIAEAELVEWHVKVGDAVREDAVLGAVMTDKATVEIPSPAKGRVLWLAGNVGDLLAIGSDFVRLEVDGTSEPATEAAKLESSAASASAKKSDHDASTPRVPASEPSHVSRSQPSAASLQHTGQRSLAAPAVRLRAREAGLDLRQLRGTGPAGRITHDDLDAHLARGHTGTTATPYQAQTAVTDIKIVGLRRKIAEKMALASSRIPHITYVEEVDVTTLEDLRAKVNGQKQPDKPKLTLLPFLMRAMVRAIAEQPHLNAHFDDEAGIVHQHAGIHIGIATQTPTGLVVPVVRHAEARDLWSCAAEVARLAEAARNASATRDELTGSTITITSLGALGGLATTPIINHPEVAIVGVNRVAIRPHWDGTAFVPRQMMNLSSSFDHRVIDGFDAAQFVQRIKLLLETPAMIFIEG is encoded by the coding sequence ATGGCCGAGCGCGTGGTCAAGCTGCCCGACGTCGGCGAAGGCATTGCAGAAGCCGAGCTCGTGGAATGGCACGTGAAGGTTGGCGATGCCGTGCGCGAAGACGCTGTGCTCGGCGCCGTCATGACCGACAAGGCGACGGTGGAGATTCCCTCGCCGGCCAAAGGACGGGTGCTATGGCTCGCCGGCAATGTGGGCGACCTTCTCGCCATCGGCTCGGACTTCGTTCGGCTGGAGGTGGACGGCACGAGCGAGCCGGCGACGGAGGCAGCAAAGCTGGAATCGTCCGCGGCAAGCGCTTCGGCCAAAAAGTCTGATCATGACGCAAGCACTCCGCGCGTGCCGGCGAGCGAGCCGTCCCACGTATCGAGGTCGCAGCCCTCGGCAGCGTCGCTCCAGCACACGGGCCAACGGTCGTTGGCCGCCCCCGCGGTCCGGCTTCGTGCGCGGGAAGCAGGTCTCGACTTGCGCCAACTTCGTGGCACGGGTCCGGCTGGACGGATCACCCACGATGACCTCGACGCCCATCTCGCACGCGGCCACACCGGAACGACCGCGACGCCGTATCAGGCACAAACCGCGGTAACCGACATCAAGATCGTCGGGTTGCGCCGCAAGATCGCGGAGAAGATGGCGCTTGCAAGTTCGCGCATTCCGCACATCACCTATGTCGAAGAGGTCGATGTCACTACGCTCGAGGATTTGCGCGCGAAGGTCAACGGCCAGAAGCAGCCAGACAAGCCCAAACTGACATTGTTGCCGTTCCTGATGCGCGCCATGGTGCGCGCGATCGCCGAGCAGCCGCATCTCAATGCGCATTTCGACGACGAGGCCGGGATCGTTCACCAGCACGCAGGCATTCATATCGGGATCGCCACACAAACGCCGACCGGCTTGGTGGTTCCCGTCGTCCGGCATGCGGAAGCGCGCGACCTCTGGAGTTGCGCCGCCGAGGTCGCGCGGCTCGCGGAGGCGGCCCGGAATGCTAGTGCCACCCGCGACGAACTCACCGGCTCGACCATCACGATCACCTCGCTCGGCGCCCTGGGCGGACTCGCGACGACTCCCATCATCAATCACCCCGAGGTTGCCATCGTCGGTGTTAACCGGGTCGCAATCCGCCCGCATTGGGACGGCACAGCCTTCGTGCCGCGCCAGATGATGAACCTGTCGTCCAGCTTCGATCATCGCGTGATCGATGGGTTCGATGCGGCCCAGTTCGTGCAGCGCATCAAACTGCTCCTGGAAACGCCGGCCATGATCTTCATCGAAGGCTAA